CCGCCCATGCTGAGGGCGGCCATTGTCACGGCCTCGTTCGCTTCCTTGAGGGAGGAAATGATGACGAACGCTCCGTGGACCTCGCCGGGCTTCCAGCCTTCCTTCACGCCGCCCGTCGGATCCTTTTCGCCCTTGGGATCGCCATGGCAGTACATGCAGTCCTCGGAGAGGCGGATGGGCTTGAAATAGAGCAGCCGGTCCTTCTCAACGATGACTTTCTCGGCCAGGTTCGTGCGCGAAAACTCGGTCAGGACTTCCCTCTCCAGGGCGCTTGGCGCATTTTTCGGATTGCGCGGACTTTCCTTGGGAACCCTGAATTCATAGCCGGCCTCGGCCGCCTTGGCCGCGGCCGTGTTCATGGCCGTGACGATGGGCACGGCCTGCAGGAGCTTCGCAGGATCGCTACGAAGTTCATCGAGGGGCCGAAGCACTCCAAGTTTGTGCTTGTGCGCCATGTCCTCGCGCACCGATTCGGCCATCATGACCACGGATCGGCTTTCCTTCAGTCGTGCGCTGATCGCCGCCTCCTGGATGTCGCTGATGTGCAGATAGGCCATAACGACGGCCAGCAGGATGGGACCACAGAAGATGATCAAAAGCACCTTCCAGGTCAGGCTGAGGCGATACCACATTATTATTACTCCGAAATTCATTTAAAGGTGAAGTCACGGCAGATCGAAAATACATAAGCGGCCAACAACGGTGAAAAATTATTCAGACAACGAGGTGAAAGCAAAAGCCTCCACGTCCACCAGTCCCCTGTCCGTCAGGCGCAGACGGGGAATGACCGGCAGGGAAAGGAAGGAGAGCTGCATGAAGGGGTTGATGTTCTCCGGGCAGCCGAGTTCCCGGGCGCTGGCGTTCAGGTGATCCAGCCCGGCCGCGACCGTTTCGGGATCCTCATCGCTCATGAGCCCGGCCAGGGGCAGGGGCACCAGATTGAGCACCCAGCCGTCGCGCACGCAGACAAATCCGCCGCCGCAGTCGGCCAGGGCGCGCATGGCCAGGATCATGTCGCTGTCCGAGACGCCCGCCACGATCAGATTGTGGGAATCGTGGGCCACGGTGCCGGCGATGGCGCCGCTCTTGAGCCCGAGGCCCCGCACCAGCCCGAGCCCGACCCCGCCGCTGCTGCGATGCCGCTCGAAGACGGCCAGCTTGACCACGTCGGCATCCGGGTCCGCCATGATCATGCCATCGCGGACCAGAGGCTCGACCAGGTCCATCCCGGTCACGATCTGTCCAGGAATCGTGCGGATGACGCGAACTTTCTTCCCGGCGGCCGGGGCGGGCATGTCGAGGCAGGAGGATTTCATCTCCCCCAGGTGCACGCTTTTTGTCACGACGCGTTCCGTGGAGGCGGGCCGCCAGGATTGGGGACTGATGGCCCGGCCGCCGAGGTAGGCCTGAAAAATGGAGAAGGATTCAAGGTCGTCGAGCAGCACGAAATCGGCCCGGTAGCCCGGCGCCACGGCCCCCCTGCGGCGCAGGCCGAAATAGCGCGCGGTGTTGATGGAGGCCATCTGGATGGCCCGCATGGGCGCAAGGCCCCGGCTCACGGCCAGCCGAATGGTGTGGTCCAGGTGTCCGTCCCGCAGCAGATCGTCGCAGTGGCGGTCGTCGGTGACCAGGGAGCAGTTCTGACTGTTGAAGTCGTTGATGAGCGGCAGGAGGTCGAACAGGTTCTTTTCGGAGCTGCCCTCGCGGATCATGACGTGCATGCCTGCGCGCAATTTTTCCAGGGCCTCCTCCAGATGGCAGGCCTCGTGATCGCTGCCGGGTCCGGCCAGGACGTAGGCGTTGAGGTCGAATCCGGACAGACCCGGAGCGTGCCCGTCAATGGGACGGTCTCCGGCCGCGAAGAGCTTGCCCATGACCTGAGGGTCCTGGTAGAGTACTCCGGGATAGTTCATCATCTCCGCCAGCCCCAGAATGCGGTCCGGATATTCCTTGAACATGGCCGCGATGTCCTGGGCGGTGATGAGCGCCCCGGCGGTCTCCAGATGCGTGGCCGGAACGCAGGAAGGCATCATGCAGCGGATATCGAGGGGCAGGTCGCGGGTGATCTCAAGAAGCCACCTGATCCCGTCCAGTCCCAGAACATTGGCCAGCTCGTGCGGATCGCAGACGACCACGGCCGTGCCGTGGGAAGCCGCCACCTGCGCGAACCGGACAGGATCGAGCAGGGTGGACTCGATGTGGATGTGCCCTTCGACCAGGCCCGGGCACAGATGGCGCCCGCAGGCATCGACGACATCAAGGGCGTCGTATTCGCCAAATCCGACCACCACTCCGTTCTTCACGCCAACGCTGCCGGGATGGATTTCCCCGGAGAGGACGTTGACCACCTGACAGTTTCGGATCAGCAGATCCACCGGGGTCTCGCCTCGGGCGGCATGTAAAAGGCTGTTCATGGGCATGTATTCACCTCGACTGGTTTTGAATCCGACTTTGGCTCACGGCTGGGTTTTCCAGCGACGATGCATCCAGAACCACTGCTCCGGGTAGCGAAGCACCATCTGTTCGACGGCCCCGGTATAAAAACGGCAGATCTGCTCGATCCGCTCCGCCCTGCTGCCTTCAAGAACGGCCGTGTCCAGGCTGGGCAGGGTCACGGCCCTAAACCGCCCCTGCGGCAGGCGGATAAGGAAAAAAGGCCAGACTTCGGCCTTGGCACGCAGGGCCAGAATGGCCGGGCCCTTGTTCACCGCCGCGGTCTTGCCCAGAAAGGGCAGAAACTGCGCCTCGGCGCGCTTGCAATTGTGATCGACCAGAAACGCGCAGAGCCCACCTCGACGCAGTTTGCCCAGGGCTTCGGTCGCGGCCTCGCGATGGGGAAGGACCCGTATCTTGCTCTGGGTGCGCATGTGCATCAAAAGATCGGCCAGGGCGGCATCCTTGGGCAGCCGGGCCACGACCTGGCAAT
The Desulfomicrobium macestii DNA segment above includes these coding regions:
- the ade gene encoding adenine deaminase; the encoded protein is MPMNSLLHAARGETPVDLLIRNCQVVNVLSGEIHPGSVGVKNGVVVGFGEYDALDVVDACGRHLCPGLVEGHIHIESTLLDPVRFAQVAASHGTAVVVCDPHELANVLGLDGIRWLLEITRDLPLDIRCMMPSCVPATHLETAGALITAQDIAAMFKEYPDRILGLAEMMNYPGVLYQDPQVMGKLFAAGDRPIDGHAPGLSGFDLNAYVLAGPGSDHEACHLEEALEKLRAGMHVMIREGSSEKNLFDLLPLINDFNSQNCSLVTDDRHCDDLLRDGHLDHTIRLAVSRGLAPMRAIQMASINTARYFGLRRRGAVAPGYRADFVLLDDLESFSIFQAYLGGRAISPQSWRPASTERVVTKSVHLGEMKSSCLDMPAPAAGKKVRVIRTIPGQIVTGMDLVEPLVRDGMIMADPDADVVKLAVFERHRSSGGVGLGLVRGLGLKSGAIAGTVAHDSHNLIVAGVSDSDMILAMRALADCGGGFVCVRDGWVLNLVPLPLAGLMSDEDPETVAAGLDHLNASARELGCPENINPFMQLSFLSLPVIPRLRLTDRGLVDVEAFAFTSLSE
- a CDS encoding lysophospholipid acyltransferase family protein, whose amino-acid sequence is MRHIAYNAFLPLGTSLSLERLHALGNGIGKLMWAVLPSRRKETTACMRDRLGLGESEARELAKASFRHSACSFLELFHARYMDHRFLEERIEYENPDLFERMGATQRPVVGVTAHLGCWELLGGVLKRFNTKTDCQVVARLPKDAALADLLMHMRTQSKIRVLPHREAATEALGKLRRGGLCAFLVDHNCKRAEAQFLPFLGKTAAVNKGPAILALRAKAEVWPFFLIRLPQGRFRAVTLPSLDTAVLEGSRAERIEQICRFYTGAVEQMVLRYPEQWFWMHRRWKTQP